From one Balaenoptera acutorostrata chromosome 6, mBalAcu1.1, whole genome shotgun sequence genomic stretch:
- the CAVIN4 gene encoding caveolae-associated protein 4, with protein MEHNGSASNADKIHQNRLSSVTEDEDQDAAFTIVTVLDKVAAIVDSVQASQKRIEERHREMENAIKSVQIDLLKFSQSHSNTSYVINKLLEKTRKISAHIKEVRARVEKQQTHVKKVETKQEEIMKKNKFRVVIFQEDIQCPTSLSIMKDRSLTAEGPEEEDDIFDPPVDLSSDEEYYVEESRSARLKKSGRERIDNIKKAFSKENMQKTRQNFDKRVNRIRTRIVTPERRERLRQSGERLRQSGERLKQSGERFKKSISNAAPSKEAFKMRSLRKTKDRAVAEGPEEVREIGVDIIARSESLGPISELYTEVLSETDPEEARASHPPREGGEISAPEPLKVTFKPQVKVEDDESLLLDLKQ; from the exons atggaacatAATGGGTCTGCTTCAAATGCTGATAAAATCCACCAGAATCGCCTGTCGAGTGTGACAGAAGATGAAGACCAAGACGCTGCTTTTACCATCGTGACTGTGCTGGACAAAGTAGCTGCCATCGTGGACAGCGTGCAGGCCAGCCAGAAGAGGATAgaagagagacacagggagatggAAAATGCCATAAAGTCCGTCCAGATTGACCTGCTGAAGTTTTCACAGTCACACAGCAACACAAGTTATGTCATTAACAAGTTGTTGGAGAAAACACGAAAGATCAGTGCTCACATTAAAGAAGTGAGGGCCCGAGTGGAGAAGCAACAAACTCACGTCAAAAAAGTTGAAACCAAGCAAGAGGAAATAATGAAGAAGAACAAATTCCGTGTGGTAATATTCCAG gaGGATATTCAGTGTCCAACGTCCCTGTCTATCATGAAAGACAGAAGCTTGACTGCTGAGGGTCCAGAGGAGGAGGACGATATCTTCGATCCCCCAGTTGATCTGTCTTCGGACGAAGAATATTATGTTGAAGAGAGCAGATCTGCCAGGCTTAAAAAGTCAGGCAGGGAGCGCATTGATAATATCAAAAAGgccttttccaaagaaaacatgcagAAGACACGGCAGAATTTTGACAAGAGAGTGAACAGAATTAGGACTAGAATAGTGacaccagagaggagagagcggCTAAGGCAGTCGGGGGAGAGGTTAAGGCAGTCGGGCGAGAGGCTGAAGCAGTCAGGGGAAAGGTTTAAGAAATCTATTTCTAATGCAGCTCCTTCAAAGGAAGCTTTTAAGATGCGTAGCCTTCGGAAAACTAAAGACCGCGCTGTGGCCGAAGGTCCCGAAGAGGTCAGGGAGATAGGGGTGGACATCATTGCCAGGAGCGAGTCTCTGGGCCCCATCAGTGAGCTGTACACCGAGGTGCTCAGTGAAACAGACCCCGAGGAGGCCAGAGCCTCGCATCCTCCCCGAGAAGGCGGGGAAATCTCGGCTCCCGAGCctttaaaagttacttttaaacCCCAGGTGAAAGTAGAGGATGACGAATCTCTTTTGCTAGATTTAAAGCAGTAA